Proteins encoded by one window of Mycolicibacterium sp. ND9-15:
- the folC gene encoding bifunctional tetrahydrofolate synthase/dihydrofolate synthase: MTDPADLPAPADVPTPDEIAALLQVEHLLDQRWPETKLEPSTARISALLELLGSPQRGYPAIHIAGTNGKTSVARMVDALLTALHRRTGRTISPHLQSAVERISIDGRPISPATYVDTYREIEPFVQLVDQQSEAAGGPRLSKFEVVTAMAFAAFADAPIDVAVVEVGLGGRWDATNVVNAPVTVVTPIGVDHAEYLGDTIADIAAEKAGIITKQHDDLLPTETVAVIGRQPPEAMEVLLAQAVRADAAVAREDSEFAVLDRRVAVGGQLLELQGLGGLYPEVLLPLHGEHQAHNAILALAAVEAFFGAGAQRQLDVEAVRAGFAAVTSPGRLERMRSAPTVFIDAAHNPAGAAALAQALQEEFDFRFLVGVVSVMGDKDVDGILAALEPVFDQIVVTHNGSPRALDVEALALLAEQRFGPERVLAAATLPDAIETATALVEEAGSEGELFGGAGMVITGSVVTAGAARTLFGKDPQ; the protein is encoded by the coding sequence ATGACCGATCCGGCGGACCTGCCGGCACCCGCGGACGTCCCGACGCCGGACGAGATCGCGGCGCTCCTGCAAGTCGAGCACCTGCTCGACCAGCGTTGGCCGGAGACGAAACTCGAGCCGAGCACGGCGCGCATCTCGGCGCTGCTGGAACTGCTCGGCTCGCCGCAGCGTGGCTACCCGGCGATCCACATCGCGGGCACCAACGGCAAGACGTCGGTGGCGCGGATGGTCGACGCGCTGCTGACCGCGCTGCACCGTCGCACCGGCCGCACGATTAGCCCGCACCTGCAATCGGCCGTCGAACGGATCTCGATCGACGGCAGGCCGATCAGCCCCGCGACCTACGTCGACACCTACCGCGAAATCGAACCGTTCGTGCAGCTGGTCGACCAGCAGTCCGAGGCGGCCGGTGGCCCGCGCCTGAGCAAGTTCGAGGTGGTGACCGCCATGGCGTTCGCCGCCTTCGCCGACGCGCCGATCGACGTCGCCGTCGTCGAGGTCGGCCTCGGCGGGCGCTGGGACGCCACGAACGTCGTCAACGCCCCCGTCACGGTGGTCACCCCGATCGGGGTCGACCACGCCGAGTACCTCGGCGACACCATCGCCGACATCGCCGCCGAGAAGGCGGGGATCATCACCAAGCAGCACGACGATCTCCTACCGACCGAGACGGTCGCGGTTATCGGCCGGCAGCCGCCCGAGGCGATGGAGGTGCTGCTGGCCCAGGCGGTGCGCGCCGACGCGGCCGTCGCGCGCGAGGACTCGGAGTTCGCGGTGCTGGACAGGCGGGTCGCAGTCGGAGGGCAGCTGCTCGAACTGCAAGGCCTCGGCGGCCTGTACCCCGAGGTCTTGCTGCCGCTGCACGGCGAACACCAGGCCCACAACGCCATCCTGGCGCTGGCGGCCGTCGAGGCCTTCTTCGGCGCCGGGGCGCAGCGCCAACTCGACGTCGAGGCGGTGCGGGCGGGTTTCGCGGCGGTGACCAGCCCGGGTCGGCTGGAACGGATGCGCAGCGCGCCGACGGTTTTCATCGACGCCGCCCACAATCCGGCGGGCGCCGCCGCGCTGGCGCAGGCTCTGCAGGAGGAGTTCGATTTCCGCTTTTTGGTCGGCGTCGTGTCGGTGATGGGCGACAAGGACGTCGACGGCATCCTCGCCGCGCTGGAACCCGTGTTCGACCAGATCGTAGTCACCCACAACGGGTCGCCACGCGCGCTCGACGTCGAGGCGTTGGCGCTGCTCGCCGAGCAGAGGTTCGGCCCCGAACGGGTGCTGGCCGCCGCCACGCTGCCCGACGCGATCGAGACCGCGACGGCGCTGGTCGAGGAGGCCGGCAGCGAAGGGGAACTGTTCGGGGGCGCCGGGATGGTGATCACCGGCTCGGTCGTCACCGCGGGAGCGGCGCGCACGCTGTTCGGAAAGGACCCGCAATGA
- a CDS encoding DUF4233 domain-containing protein, with product MTAPPPDPGSAAPDPEVAASAPDPWRSFRGVMAGTLILEAIVVLLALPVVGRIGGGLTAASGGYLVGLAAVLVLLTGLQGRPWAIWVNLAMQVALIAGVFVHGGIGFIGVVFLVVWLLIAYLRAEVLRRQKRGLLPGQQRPAE from the coding sequence ATGACCGCTCCGCCCCCCGACCCCGGCTCCGCGGCTCCCGATCCCGAAGTCGCCGCGTCGGCTCCAGACCCTTGGCGGAGCTTTCGCGGCGTGATGGCCGGGACGCTCATTCTGGAAGCCATTGTGGTGCTGCTGGCGCTGCCGGTGGTGGGACGCATCGGCGGTGGGCTCACAGCGGCCAGCGGCGGTTATCTCGTCGGGCTGGCGGCGGTGTTGGTGCTGCTGACCGGCCTGCAGGGTAGGCCGTGGGCGATCTGGGTGAACCTGGCCATGCAGGTGGCACTGATCGCCGGCGTCTTCGTGCACGGCGGGATCGGCTTCATCGGCGTCGTCTTCCTGGTGGTATGGCTGCTGATCGCGTACCTGCGTGCCGAGGTGCTGCGCAGGCAGAAGCGCGGCCTCCTGCCCGGACAGCAGCGTCCTGCCGAGTAG
- the ndk gene encoding nucleoside-diphosphate kinase: protein MTEPTERTLVLIKPDGVKRRLVGEILGRIERKGLTFAALQLVTVSDELARKHYAEHEGKPFFGSLLEFITSGPVVAAIVEGPRAIAAFRQVAGGTDPVEKAAPGTIRGDLALITQDNLVHGSDSPESAAREIELWFPSK from the coding sequence GTGACTGAGCCGACTGAGCGGACCCTCGTGTTGATCAAGCCCGACGGCGTCAAGCGGCGCCTCGTCGGCGAGATTCTCGGCCGAATCGAACGGAAAGGGCTGACGTTCGCGGCGCTGCAGCTGGTGACCGTCAGCGACGAGTTAGCCCGCAAGCACTACGCCGAGCATGAGGGCAAGCCGTTCTTCGGCTCGCTGCTCGAATTCATCACGTCGGGCCCGGTGGTGGCGGCCATCGTCGAGGGCCCGCGCGCGATCGCGGCGTTTCGGCAGGTCGCCGGCGGAACCGACCCCGTCGAGAAGGCCGCCCCCGGCACCATCCGCGGTGACCTGGCGCTGATCACCCAAGACAACCTCGTGCACGGCTCGGATTCGCCGGAGTCCGCGGCGCGCGAGATCGAACTCTGGTTCCCCAGCAAGTAG
- a CDS encoding Rne/Rng family ribonuclease produces the protein MAEDVPTQDLSEDTRQAQDAQPEGLRVDSLAQVLGTTSERVLEALTALDGRPRTAESAVADDEAQRVRQALAERPDEPTDPEPADTSEATDGDEPESRLILETPVAETPERAEYMPLFVAPQPVEFDYDAGADAHSDDDDDDDDDGDGQDAEDDQSERPSGRRRRRGRRGRGRGRGEQNGDDSDTDGDDSQGSDQDDESDDSDEDTGDDENTGADGATRRRRRRRRRKSGSGDDSDGGGSPDDPPNTVVHEREPRKSTRGDKSAQSGDGEIQGISGSTRLEAKRQRRRDGRDAGRRRPPILSEAEFLARREAVERMMVVRDKVRTEPPHEGARYTQIAVLEDGVVVEHFVTSAASASLVGNIYLGIVQNVLPSMEAAFVDIGRGRNGVLYAGEVNWEAAGLGGANRKIEQALKPGDYVVVQVSKDPVGHKGARLTTQVSLAGRYLVYVPGASSTGISRKLPDTERQRLKEILREVVPPDAGVIIRTASEGVKEEDIRTDVERLAKRWTEVEAKAADITAKKAGAAVALYEEPDVLVKVIRDLFNEDFTGLTVSGEDAWKTINDYVNSVAPELLPRLTKYEPGSPDGPDVFAVHRIDEQLTKAMDRKVWLPSGGTLVIDRTEAMTVIDVNTGKFTGSGGNLEQTVTRNNLEAAEEIVRQLRLRDIGGIVVIDFIDMVLESNRDLVLRRLTEALARDRTRHQVSEVTSLGLVQLTRKRLGTGLVEAFSTPCTHCAGRGIVLHGDPVDSTSGSGRKSENGGGRRGRRGKRGGKPDDVAVAKVPPHPAGEHPMFKAMAAANGRHDEDDEDDTAESPERKPEEVAETDSEAIRTAVIDSGEDDIEDLEEEDYDESEDDSDSDEDEDDDEIDLDSDDDDIDDDIEVIGADDDSDDEYDDSDDDDSEEYVAPPPPAAVSGGRHRRRAAARPAGPPTHER, from the coding sequence GTGGCCGAAGATGTCCCGACCCAAGACCTTTCAGAAGACACACGACAGGCGCAGGACGCTCAACCGGAGGGGTTGAGAGTCGATTCGCTGGCCCAGGTGCTCGGCACCACCAGCGAGCGGGTTCTCGAAGCGCTGACCGCGCTGGACGGTCGACCTCGCACCGCCGAGTCCGCCGTCGCAGACGACGAGGCGCAACGGGTGCGACAGGCGCTCGCCGAGCGCCCAGACGAGCCGACCGACCCCGAACCCGCCGACACGTCCGAAGCCACCGACGGTGACGAACCGGAATCCCGGTTGATTCTGGAGACCCCCGTGGCGGAGACTCCGGAGCGCGCCGAATACATGCCGCTGTTCGTGGCGCCGCAACCGGTCGAATTCGACTACGACGCCGGTGCCGACGCCCACTCCGACGACGATGACGATGATGACGACGACGGCGACGGCCAAGACGCGGAGGACGACCAGTCCGAACGGCCGTCGGGGCGGCGTCGCCGCCGTGGCCGGCGCGGCCGCGGGCGGGGCCGCGGGGAGCAGAACGGTGACGACTCCGATACCGACGGCGACGACAGCCAGGGCAGCGACCAGGACGACGAGTCGGACGACTCCGACGAGGACACCGGCGACGACGAGAACACCGGCGCGGATGGCGCCACCCGCCGTCGTCGCCGCCGTCGTCGTCGTAAATCCGGCTCGGGGGACGACAGCGACGGAGGCGGGTCGCCCGACGACCCGCCGAACACCGTCGTCCACGAGCGAGAGCCGCGGAAATCGACGCGAGGCGACAAGTCCGCCCAAAGCGGCGATGGCGAGATCCAGGGCATCAGCGGATCGACCCGCCTGGAGGCCAAGCGGCAGCGCAGGCGGGACGGCCGCGATGCCGGCAGGCGCCGTCCGCCGATTCTGAGCGAAGCCGAGTTCCTGGCCAGGCGCGAAGCCGTCGAGCGGATGATGGTCGTCCGCGACAAGGTCCGCACCGAGCCGCCGCACGAGGGCGCCCGCTACACCCAGATCGCGGTGCTCGAGGACGGTGTCGTCGTGGAGCACTTCGTCACCTCGGCCGCCTCCGCCTCGCTGGTCGGCAACATCTATCTCGGCATCGTGCAGAACGTGCTGCCCTCGATGGAGGCTGCCTTCGTCGACATCGGCCGCGGACGCAACGGGGTGCTCTACGCGGGCGAGGTGAACTGGGAGGCCGCCGGGCTCGGCGGCGCGAACCGCAAGATCGAGCAGGCGCTCAAGCCGGGCGACTACGTCGTCGTCCAGGTCAGCAAGGACCCCGTCGGGCACAAGGGCGCCCGATTGACGACGCAGGTCTCGCTGGCCGGCCGCTACCTGGTCTACGTGCCGGGGGCCTCCTCGACCGGGATCAGCCGCAAGCTTCCCGACACCGAACGTCAGCGGCTCAAGGAGATCCTGCGCGAGGTCGTGCCGCCCGATGCCGGGGTGATCATCAGGACCGCGTCGGAGGGCGTCAAGGAAGAAGACATCCGCACCGACGTCGAACGTCTGGCCAAGCGGTGGACGGAGGTCGAGGCCAAGGCCGCGGACATCACCGCGAAGAAGGCCGGCGCGGCGGTCGCGCTGTACGAAGAGCCTGACGTGCTGGTCAAGGTGATCCGCGACCTGTTCAACGAGGACTTCACCGGGTTGACGGTGTCCGGCGAGGACGCCTGGAAGACCATCAACGACTACGTGAATTCCGTTGCGCCCGAACTTCTTCCGCGGCTGACGAAGTACGAACCGGGGTCACCGGACGGCCCCGACGTGTTCGCCGTGCACCGCATCGACGAGCAACTGACCAAGGCGATGGACCGCAAGGTGTGGCTGCCGTCGGGTGGGACGCTGGTCATCGACCGCACCGAGGCGATGACGGTCATCGACGTCAACACCGGCAAGTTCACCGGCTCGGGCGGCAACCTGGAGCAGACCGTCACCCGCAACAACCTCGAGGCGGCCGAGGAGATCGTGCGCCAACTGCGGCTGCGCGACATCGGCGGCATCGTCGTCATCGACTTCATCGACATGGTGCTCGAGTCCAACCGCGACCTGGTGCTGCGCAGGCTGACCGAGGCGTTGGCGCGCGACCGCACCCGTCACCAGGTTTCCGAGGTGACCTCGCTGGGCCTGGTGCAGCTGACGCGAAAGCGGCTCGGCACCGGTCTCGTGGAGGCGTTCTCGACGCCGTGCACCCACTGCGCCGGGCGGGGGATCGTGCTGCACGGCGACCCCGTGGACTCCACGTCGGGAAGCGGACGCAAGTCGGAGAACGGTGGCGGGCGACGTGGTAGGCGCGGCAAGCGCGGCGGCAAACCCGACGACGTCGCGGTCGCCAAGGTGCCCCCGCACCCCGCGGGCGAACATCCGATGTTCAAGGCGATGGCGGCCGCCAACGGTCGCCATGACGAAGACGACGAGGACGACACCGCCGAAAGCCCTGAACGGAAGCCCGAAGAGGTCGCCGAGACCGATTCCGAGGCCATCCGTACCGCGGTGATCGACTCCGGGGAGGACGACATCGAGGACCTCGAGGAGGAGGACTACGACGAGTCCGAGGACGACTCCGACTCGGACGAGGACGAGGACGACGACGAGATCGATCTGGACTCCGACGACGACGACATCGACGACGACATCGAGGTCATCGGCGCCGATGACGATTCCGATGACGAGTACGACGACTCCGATGACGACGACTCCGAGGAGTACGTGGCGCCACCGCCGCCGGCGGCCGTCTCCGGCGGGCGGCATCGGCGCCGCGCGGCCGCTCGGCCTGCGGGCCCGCCGACCCACGAGCGCTGA
- the rplU gene encoding 50S ribosomal protein L21 produces MAADKVTYAIVKTGGKQYKVAVGDVVKVEKLDSEPGASVSLPVALVVDGSKVTADAKALEKVAVTGEVLEHTKGPKIRIHKFKNKTGYHKRQGHRQQLTVLKVTGIK; encoded by the coding sequence ATGGCAGCCGACAAGGTTACGTACGCAATCGTCAAGACCGGCGGCAAGCAGTACAAGGTCGCCGTCGGTGACGTGGTGAAGGTCGAGAAGCTCGACTCCGAGCCGGGCGCCAGCGTCTCGCTGCCCGTGGCCCTCGTCGTGGACGGGTCGAAGGTGACCGCCGACGCCAAGGCGCTGGAAAAGGTCGCCGTCACCGGTGAGGTCCTCGAGCACACCAAGGGCCCCAAGATTCGCATCCACAAGTTCAAGAACAAGACCGGCTACCACAAGCGGCAGGGACACCGTCAGCAGCTGACCGTCCTCAAGGTCACCGGCATCAAGTGA
- the rpmA gene encoding 50S ribosomal protein L27, which translates to MAHKKGASSSRNGRDSAAQRLGVKRFGGQIVKAGEILVRQRGTHFHPGTNVGRGGDDTLFATAPGAVEFGSKRGRKTVSVVRPSPQEA; encoded by the coding sequence ATGGCACACAAGAAGGGCGCGTCCAGCTCGCGTAACGGTCGTGACTCCGCCGCACAGCGGCTCGGCGTCAAGCGGTTCGGCGGCCAGATCGTCAAGGCCGGCGAGATTCTGGTGCGGCAGCGGGGTACTCATTTCCATCCCGGCACTAACGTCGGCCGTGGCGGTGACGACACGTTGTTCGCCACGGCTCCCGGCGCGGTCGAGTTCGGCTCCAAGCGCGGCCGCAAGACCGTCAGCGTCGTGCGACCGTCGCCCCAGGAGGCCTGA
- the obgE gene encoding GTPase ObgE has protein sequence MPRFVDRVVIHARAGNGGNGCASVHREKFKPLGGPDGGNGGRGGSVILVVDPQVHTLLDFHFHPHVVAPSGKPGAGSNRDGAAGADLEVNVPDGTVVLDEHGRLIADLVGAGTRFEAAAGGRGGLGNAALASRARKAPGFALLGEKGQARDLTLELKTVADVGLVGFPSAGKSSLVSVISAAKPKIADYPFTTLAPNLGVVSAGGNTFTVADVPGLIPGASEGRGLGLDFLRHIERCAVLVHVVDCATMEPGRDPVSDIDALEAELAAYTPTLQGDTTLGDLAERPRAVVLNKIDLPDARELADFVRDEVERRYGWPVFEVSTVTREGLRPLTFALWEMVSAYRDSQPAPAARRPVIRPVPVDESGFTIDPDGHGGFVVHGIRPERWVAQTDFANDEAVGYLGDRLARLGVEEELFKLGARPGCAVTIGEVTFDWEPQTPAGVDVPMSGRGTDQRLEQTDRVGAADRKAARKERRKPGGES, from the coding sequence ATGCCCCGGTTCGTCGACCGCGTCGTGATCCACGCGCGGGCCGGCAACGGCGGTAACGGCTGCGCGTCGGTGCACCGCGAGAAGTTCAAACCCCTCGGCGGCCCGGACGGCGGCAACGGCGGCCGCGGCGGCAGCGTGATCCTGGTCGTCGATCCGCAAGTGCACACGCTGCTCGACTTCCATTTCCACCCGCACGTCGTGGCGCCGTCCGGCAAGCCGGGCGCGGGCAGCAACCGGGACGGGGCCGCGGGCGCAGATCTCGAGGTCAACGTTCCCGACGGCACCGTCGTGCTCGACGAGCACGGCCGGCTGATCGCCGACCTCGTCGGCGCCGGCACCCGCTTCGAAGCCGCCGCCGGCGGCCGCGGCGGTCTGGGCAACGCCGCACTGGCGTCGCGGGCGCGCAAGGCCCCGGGCTTCGCGCTGCTGGGCGAGAAGGGCCAGGCCCGCGACCTGACCCTGGAACTCAAGACCGTCGCCGACGTCGGGCTCGTCGGGTTTCCGTCCGCGGGTAAATCCTCGCTGGTCTCGGTCATCTCGGCGGCCAAGCCGAAAATCGCGGACTACCCGTTCACCACGCTGGCGCCCAACCTCGGCGTGGTGTCTGCCGGGGGCAACACCTTCACCGTCGCTGACGTGCCCGGCCTGATCCCCGGCGCGTCGGAGGGACGCGGGCTCGGATTGGACTTCCTTCGCCACATCGAACGCTGTGCGGTGCTGGTGCACGTGGTCGACTGCGCGACGATGGAACCGGGCCGCGACCCCGTCTCCGACATCGACGCCCTGGAAGCCGAGTTGGCCGCGTACACGCCGACGCTGCAAGGGGATACGACGCTCGGCGACCTCGCGGAACGTCCGCGCGCGGTGGTGCTGAACAAGATCGACCTGCCCGACGCGCGGGAGCTGGCCGACTTCGTGCGCGACGAGGTCGAGCGCAGGTACGGCTGGCCGGTGTTCGAGGTCTCCACTGTCACCCGAGAAGGGTTGCGGCCGTTGACGTTCGCCCTGTGGGAGATGGTGTCGGCTTACCGTGACTCACAGCCCGCGCCGGCTGCGCGCCGGCCCGTCATCCGGCCCGTCCCCGTGGACGAGAGCGGCTTCACCATCGACCCGGACGGTCACGGCGGCTTCGTCGTACATGGGATTCGACCCGAACGATGGGTCGCCCAAACCGATTTCGCCAATGACGAGGCGGTCGGATATCTCGGCGACCGGCTGGCACGGCTCGGTGTGGAAGAGGAACTGTTCAAGCTGGGCGCCCGGCCCGGATGCGCCGTCACGATCGGGGAGGTCACGTTCGATTGGGAGCCACAGACCCCTGCGGGGGTGGACGTGCCGATGTCGGGCCGTGGCACCGATCAGCGCCTCGAGCAGACCGACCGGGTCGGCGCTGCTGACCGCAAGGCCGCCCGCAAGGAGCGACGCAAACCCGGCGGTGAGTCATGA
- the proB gene encoding glutamate 5-kinase, with protein MTAPVHSGDSAHREAIRTARSVVVKIGTTALTTPSGVFDASRLAVLVEAIEGRMKAGSDVVIVSSGAIAAGIEPLRLSKRPTDLATKQAAASVGQVALVNAWSAAFAPYQRTVGQVLLTAHDISMRVQHTNAQRTLDRLRALHAVAIVNENDTVATNEIRFGDNDRLSALVAHLVGADALVLLSDIDGLYESDPRKARETGGARFISEVAGPGDLDGVVAGRSSHLGTGGMASKLSSALLAADAGVPVLLAAASDAAAALADASVGTVFAPRPERMSARRFWVRYAAEAAGALTLDDGAVHAVVRQRRSLLPAGITAVSGRFYGGDVVELRSQGGTMVARGVVAYDRGELASMLGRSTSDLPPELRRPAVHADDLVAV; from the coding sequence ATGACGGCCCCCGTGCACTCCGGCGATTCGGCGCACCGGGAAGCGATCCGGACCGCGCGCAGCGTCGTCGTCAAGATCGGCACCACGGCGCTGACCACGCCGTCCGGGGTGTTCGACGCCAGCAGGCTCGCCGTACTGGTCGAAGCCATCGAAGGCCGGATGAAGGCCGGTTCGGACGTGGTGATCGTGTCGTCGGGGGCGATCGCGGCGGGTATCGAACCGCTGCGACTGTCGAAACGCCCCACTGACCTGGCGACCAAGCAGGCGGCGGCCAGCGTCGGGCAGGTGGCGCTCGTCAATGCGTGGAGTGCGGCGTTCGCCCCGTACCAGCGCACCGTCGGACAGGTGCTGCTGACCGCGCACGACATCTCGATGCGGGTGCAGCACACCAACGCACAACGCACACTCGACCGGTTACGGGCATTGCACGCGGTGGCGATCGTCAACGAGAACGACACCGTGGCCACCAACGAGATCCGGTTCGGGGACAACGACCGGCTCTCGGCGCTGGTGGCGCACCTGGTCGGCGCCGACGCGCTGGTGCTGCTGTCAGACATCGACGGGCTTTACGAGTCGGATCCTCGAAAAGCGCGCGAAACAGGCGGGGCGCGCTTCATCTCCGAGGTTGCGGGGCCGGGCGATCTGGACGGTGTGGTGGCCGGCCGGAGCAGCCATCTGGGTACCGGAGGAATGGCGTCGAAGCTGTCGTCAGCCCTGCTGGCCGCCGACGCAGGGGTGCCGGTGCTGTTGGCCGCCGCATCGGACGCGGCGGCCGCGCTGGCGGACGCGTCGGTCGGCACGGTGTTCGCTCCGCGACCCGAGCGGATGTCGGCGCGCCGGTTCTGGGTGCGGTACGCCGCCGAGGCCGCGGGCGCTCTGACGCTCGACGACGGGGCGGTGCACGCAGTGGTACGACAGCGGCGCTCGCTGCTGCCCGCGGGCATCACCGCGGTGTCGGGGCGCTTTTACGGCGGCGACGTCGTCGAGTTGCGATCGCAGGGCGGGACGATGGTCGCGCGCGGCGTGGTCGCCTACGACCGCGGCGAACTGGCGTCGATGTTGGGCCGGTCGACGTCGGACCTGCCGCCGGAACTGCGGCGCCCGGCGGTCCACGCCGACGATTTGGTGGCCGTCTAA
- a CDS encoding IS701 family transposase: MDRIAPRFARYEPLRHAGALMAGLVSGLDRKNCWTIAEHRGAATPDGLQHLLARASWDADDVRDDLRDYVIDAFGNHEAILVVDETGDVKKGTRSVGVQRQYSGTAGRIENSQVAVYLTYAAPRGHALIDRALYLPKSWTEDPDRCTDAGIPHEHRGFSTKPGLARALIARAVEAKIPAGWVAGDEVYGADPRLRADVRTHGLGYVLAIAANRRVPTHAGPIRVDALPALIPAHAWQRHSAGAGAHGPRLYSWAWFRLLPEDDTDNGVHHLLIRRNDTTGEHAYLRCYSPRPVPLRTLVAVAGQRWRIEESFQAAKGLVGLDQHQVRRWTSWYRWTTLAMLAHAFLAVACAIERDTQPAPTGLIALTVNEFRRLFDALLLVTNQTLTSLLAWSRWRRRHQYRARISHYRRRLNQ; encoded by the coding sequence TTGGACCGCATCGCGCCGCGTTTTGCCCGCTACGAGCCGCTGCGGCATGCCGGCGCGTTGATGGCCGGACTGGTGTCGGGTCTGGATCGCAAGAATTGCTGGACGATCGCCGAGCACCGCGGCGCGGCCACGCCCGATGGTCTGCAGCATCTGCTGGCACGCGCCAGCTGGGACGCCGATGACGTTCGCGACGATCTGCGCGACTACGTCATCGACGCCTTCGGAAATCACGAGGCGATCCTGGTCGTCGATGAAACCGGGGATGTCAAGAAGGGCACCCGCTCGGTCGGTGTGCAGCGCCAATACTCTGGTACCGCGGGCCGCATCGAGAACTCCCAAGTGGCGGTGTATCTGACCTACGCCGCACCCCGCGGACACGCTCTGATTGACCGGGCCCTGTATTTGCCCAAGTCCTGGACCGAGGATCCTGACCGCTGCACCGATGCGGGGATTCCCCACGAGCACAGGGGTTTTTCGACTAAGCCGGGGCTGGCCCGGGCGCTGATCGCCCGCGCTGTCGAGGCGAAGATTCCCGCGGGGTGGGTGGCCGGCGATGAAGTCTACGGCGCTGACCCGCGCCTGCGGGCCGACGTGCGCACGCACGGCCTGGGCTACGTGCTGGCGATCGCGGCCAACCGCCGGGTGCCCACTCACGCCGGTCCGATACGCGTCGATGCGCTGCCGGCGTTGATCCCGGCTCACGCTTGGCAGCGCCATTCCGCCGGCGCCGGGGCACACGGCCCCCGGCTGTACTCCTGGGCGTGGTTTCGGCTGCTACCTGAAGACGACACCGACAACGGTGTGCACCATTTGCTGATCCGCCGCAACGATACGACCGGCGAGCACGCCTACCTACGCTGCTACAGCCCGCGGCCGGTCCCGCTGCGCACCCTGGTTGCCGTGGCCGGACAACGCTGGCGCATCGAGGAATCCTTCCAAGCTGCCAAAGGTCTTGTCGGCCTCGACCAGCATCAGGTCCGGCGCTGGACTTCCTGGTATCGCTGGACCACCTTGGCCATGCTCGCGCATGCCTTCTTGGCCGTGGCCTGCGCCATCGAACGCGACACTCAACCCGCCCCGACAGGCCTGATCGCCTTGACAGTCAACGAGTTTCGTCGACTATTCGACGCCCTGCTGCTCGTCACCAACCAGACCCTCACCAGCCTGCTGGCCTGGTCACGATGGCGAAGACGCCACCAGTACCGAGCACGGATATCGCACTACCGACGACGCCTAAATCAATGA
- a CDS encoding NAD-dependent protein deacetylase, translating into MEAPELVDVLRGRRLAVLTGAGISTDSGIPDYRGPDSPPSNPMTIRQFTSDAGFRQRYWARNHLGWRHMDVTLPNVGHRALAALEAAGVVPGLITQNVDLLHTKAGSGNVVNLHGTYAHVVCLDCGHTMSRAALAGLLEAANPEFAERAAEAVGGIAVAPDADAVVGDTGSFRVVDCPHCGGMLKPDIVYFGENVPKERVEHAYSLLDEADALLVAGSSLTVYSGYRFVRRAAAAGMPIAIINRGYTRGDDLATVKIDNGCSPMLALLADELPARGFRCASNR; encoded by the coding sequence GTGGAAGCGCCCGAACTCGTCGACGTGCTGCGTGGCCGCCGACTCGCCGTGCTCACCGGCGCCGGGATCTCCACCGACTCCGGGATCCCCGACTACCGCGGGCCGGACTCGCCGCCGAGCAACCCGATGACGATTCGGCAGTTCACCTCCGACGCCGGGTTTCGGCAGCGCTACTGGGCGCGCAACCATCTCGGCTGGCGGCACATGGACGTCACGCTTCCCAACGTCGGCCATCGAGCGCTCGCGGCGCTCGAGGCCGCGGGTGTGGTGCCGGGGCTGATCACCCAGAACGTCGACCTGCTGCACACCAAGGCCGGCAGCGGCAACGTCGTCAACCTGCACGGCACGTACGCCCACGTGGTCTGTCTGGATTGCGGGCACACCATGTCGCGAGCCGCGCTGGCCGGCCTGCTGGAAGCCGCCAACCCGGAGTTCGCCGAGCGGGCCGCGGAGGCCGTCGGCGGCATCGCGGTCGCACCGGATGCCGACGCCGTCGTCGGCGACACCGGGTCGTTCCGCGTCGTGGACTGTCCGCACTGCGGCGGGATGCTCAAACCCGACATCGTCTACTTCGGCGAAAACGTGCCCAAAGAGCGTGTGGAGCACGCATATTCACTGCTTGACGAGGCTGACGCCCTGCTGGTGGCCGGCTCGTCGCTGACGGTGTACTCGGGCTATCGCTTCGTACGCCGCGCCGCGGCGGCAGGCATGCCGATCGCGATCATCAACCGCGGATACACCCGCGGCGACGACCTGGCGACGGTCAAGATCGACAACGGATGCTCCCCCATGCTGGCGTTATTGGCCGACGAGCTGCCCGCGAGGGGATTTCGGTGCGCATCCAATCGCTAG